The following proteins come from a genomic window of Synechococcus sp. NB0720_010:
- a CDS encoding single-stranded DNA-binding protein, which translates to MNHCLLEVEVLEAPQVRYTQDNQTPVAEMAVQFDGLRPDDPAGQLKVVGWGSLAQDLQNRVQVGQRLMVEGRLRMNTVSRQDGTKEKRAEFTLSRLHPLVSSGGGSAAPRPAAAAPAAAPASAPAPVRSAAPAQQQPPTWNTAPLVPDLPEGEDEIPF; encoded by the coding sequence GTGAACCATTGCTTGCTGGAGGTGGAGGTGCTGGAGGCGCCTCAGGTTCGATACACCCAGGACAACCAAACTCCAGTGGCGGAGATGGCCGTTCAGTTCGATGGGCTGCGTCCTGATGATCCGGCGGGTCAGCTCAAGGTTGTCGGCTGGGGAAGTCTTGCTCAGGACCTGCAGAACCGTGTGCAGGTTGGCCAGCGGCTAATGGTCGAGGGTCGTCTGCGGATGAACACTGTGAGCCGCCAGGACGGGACCAAGGAGAAGCGCGCTGAATTCACGCTCTCCCGCCTGCATCCCCTCGTTAGCAGTGGCGGTGGCAGTGCCGCCCCTCGTCCCGCCGCTGCTGCACCGGCTGCTGCACCGGCTTCGGCTCCTGCCCCTGTCCGCAGTGCCGCCCCCGCACAGCAGCAGCCTCCCACCTGGAACACCGCACCCCTGGTTCCTGACCTTCCCGAAGGCGAGGACGAGATTCCGTTCTGA
- a CDS encoding precorrin-6A/cobalt-precorrin-6A reductase, with product MQGLEFHQGDSSTSAPAETIWLVSGTGDGPPLAQALLQQGWNVLVSVVSAFATRAYRSHPNLRFQVGKLQEDEAVDQLLRTLRPRWVLDASHPFAAVISGRLQRRCQAMNQPLLRLQRETPRLPEGTRIHGIQQFEDLRSIALRGERLLLAIGSRHLQAALRQSSASQHFARILDNPESLRLALAAGFEPQQLACVRPGALPEGSIERALCRRWGISAVLCRQSGGLTQQIWQNLSQELGLQLIQIRPPAEQLPVGLTPEGILRQVGAAQARS from the coding sequence ATGCAAGGCCTGGAATTTCACCAGGGGGATTCCTCGACCTCTGCCCCTGCCGAGACGATCTGGTTGGTCTCAGGCACCGGGGATGGTCCGCCCCTGGCCCAGGCCTTGCTGCAGCAGGGCTGGAACGTCCTGGTCAGCGTGGTCAGCGCCTTCGCCACACGGGCCTATCGGTCCCACCCCAATCTGCGCTTTCAGGTGGGGAAGCTCCAGGAGGATGAGGCCGTTGATCAACTGCTGAGGACGCTCAGACCCCGCTGGGTGCTCGATGCCTCCCATCCCTTCGCCGCAGTGATCAGCGGCAGGCTGCAACGGCGCTGCCAGGCCATGAACCAACCCCTGCTGCGACTGCAACGGGAGACCCCTCGCCTGCCTGAAGGAACCCGGATCCATGGGATCCAACAGTTCGAGGATCTGCGTTCCATCGCGCTGCGGGGAGAGCGACTGCTCCTGGCCATTGGCTCGAGACACCTCCAAGCGGCCCTGCGCCAGAGCTCCGCTTCGCAGCACTTCGCGCGGATCCTCGACAACCCGGAGAGCCTGCGTCTTGCCCTAGCGGCAGGCTTTGAACCGCAGCAGCTGGCCTGCGTGCGGCCCGGGGCTTTGCCCGAGGGCTCCATCGAACGCGCCCTCTGCCGGCGCTGGGGGATCAGCGCCGTGCTCTGCAGGCAATCCGGGGGACTCACCCAGCAGATCTGGCAGAACCTCAGCCAGGAGCTGGGCCTGCAGTTGATCCAGATCCGCCCCCCCGCAGAACAGCTGCCAGTAGGCCTGACACCGGAAGGAATCCTGCGTCAAGTTGGGGCAGCGCAAGCGCGGTCATGA
- a CDS encoding DUF3153 domain-containing protein, which yields MEESNAAQPAEAFDPATLLPARSALERGDYGTCERLLEPLLQAHGAMTRAGGEVRLLLATAQLGRGDHKAAAATCRSLRACRDTTLRAQAKDLQEILDAPALVRPREWSMTLPSLGEMKPLEGELKAMARQRRRRRGPPEPPPPPTGPTQAPLGFAVVAIVLLLLTALLGGCVDLETQLRFPGPGRLQFEQRSQSQTDQPLPWQSQWRQGLRGRSLRVDQDHGRLTLASPVLPAAQALELLQDSLEQGAALANLDLPAPELDFQERNWLIGVRQRLAIQLDLETLQPLPGLQLSVALEPLPLRAIQASGPIPARAMRRGKGEPEVVRWRLEPGAVNTLQLSCWRWSKLGLGTLAISLLLLLVALLQRLRIAAGFGLPQLPA from the coding sequence GTGGAGGAGTCCAACGCGGCCCAGCCCGCGGAGGCGTTTGATCCAGCGACGCTTCTCCCGGCCCGATCAGCCCTGGAGAGGGGCGACTACGGCACCTGTGAACGCTTGCTGGAGCCGCTGCTGCAAGCCCACGGTGCGATGACCCGGGCTGGGGGAGAGGTCCGGCTTCTGCTGGCCACGGCCCAGTTGGGGCGTGGGGATCACAAGGCCGCCGCTGCGACCTGCCGCAGCCTTCGGGCCTGCCGCGACACCACCCTGCGCGCCCAGGCCAAGGACCTCCAGGAGATCCTTGACGCGCCGGCCTTGGTGAGGCCCAGGGAGTGGTCGATGACCCTTCCGAGCCTGGGGGAGATGAAGCCCCTGGAGGGCGAGCTCAAGGCGATGGCCCGTCAACGCCGCCGCCGCCGCGGCCCCCCAGAACCACCACCACCGCCCACTGGACCCACCCAGGCTCCCTTGGGTTTCGCTGTCGTGGCGATCGTTCTTTTACTGCTGACGGCTTTGCTCGGTGGGTGCGTTGACCTCGAGACCCAGCTGCGCTTCCCCGGCCCTGGACGCCTGCAGTTTGAGCAGCGCAGTCAATCCCAGACGGATCAGCCCCTTCCTTGGCAGAGCCAATGGCGGCAAGGACTGCGCGGCCGCTCCCTGCGCGTGGATCAAGACCATGGCCGCCTGACGCTGGCCTCGCCGGTGCTGCCTGCTGCTCAGGCTTTGGAGCTGCTCCAGGACAGTCTTGAGCAGGGTGCTGCATTGGCCAACCTGGATCTACCCGCACCTGAACTGGACTTCCAGGAGCGCAACTGGTTGATCGGCGTGCGTCAGCGGCTGGCCATCCAGCTGGATCTGGAGACGCTCCAGCCCCTGCCTGGATTGCAGTTGAGCGTTGCCCTCGAACCACTTCCGCTGCGTGCGATTCAGGCCTCTGGGCCCATCCCCGCCCGCGCCATGCGCCGGGGCAAGGGCGAGCCTGAGGTTGTCCGTTGGCGCCTTGAGCCCGGGGCGGTGAATACGCTTCAGCTCTCCTGCTGGCGCTGGAGCAAGCTTGGCCTGGGTACCCTGGCCATCAGCCTGCTCCTGCTGCTGGTGGCACTGCTTCAGCGGCTGCGCATCGCCGCTGGTTTTGGCTTGCCCCAGCTGCCGGCCTAG
- a CDS encoding DUF2854 domain-containing protein, which yields MLAIASPGSLVTLAGAALSVIGWIGYATSNPNLSLPTIFYGIPILLGGLALKSSELPPAELLEAEPDAVALREQAASKTLRKLVKDVTRWRYGQKAHLESSLEALKLWDEDEPPQLISVLERAVDGRYAVVMRFRCEAVPFERWQEKQDRLGRFFDRGLRAELSEPSKGEVLLELLPAAG from the coding sequence ATGCTCGCAATCGCTTCCCCCGGCAGCCTAGTCACCTTGGCTGGTGCGGCCCTCTCGGTCATTGGCTGGATTGGCTACGCCACCTCCAATCCGAACCTCAGCCTGCCGACGATTTTTTACGGCATCCCGATCCTCTTGGGTGGGTTGGCTCTCAAGTCCTCCGAACTGCCCCCCGCAGAGCTCCTGGAGGCAGAGCCAGATGCGGTTGCCCTGCGTGAGCAGGCCGCCAGTAAGACCCTCCGCAAGCTGGTGAAAGACGTCACCCGTTGGCGCTATGGCCAGAAGGCTCACCTCGAGAGCTCCCTCGAGGCCCTCAAACTTTGGGATGAGGATGAGCCCCCTCAGTTGATCAGCGTGCTTGAGCGCGCCGTCGACGGTCGCTATGCCGTTGTGATGCGGTTTCGCTGTGAAGCGGTTCCCTTCGAGCGTTGGCAGGAGAAACAGGACCGACTGGGCCGATTCTTCGATCGCGGCCTGCGGGCAGAGCTGAGTGAGCCCTCCAAAGGTGAGGTGCTCCTTGAGTTGTTGCCTGCTGCTGGCTAA
- the argB gene encoding acetylglutamate kinase — MSERPADRTDALRVSVLSEALPYIQRFSGRRVVVKYGGAAMVREDLRDAVYRDLVLLASVGVKPVVVHGGGPEINEWLGRLNIEPQFRNGLRVTCPDTMDVVEMVLVGRVNKQIVNGLNRLGARAVGLSGSDGPLVRARTYGDGTNGLVGDVAAVDPSVLFPLLDAGYIPVISSVAADAEGQAHNINADTVAGELAAALEAEKLILLTDTPGILRDREDPSSLIRSVSLSGARELISSGVVAGGMTPKTECCIRALAQGVAAAHIVDGRTPHALLLEVFTDAGIGTMVTGRTNL, encoded by the coding sequence TTGAGCGAACGTCCTGCTGATCGCACTGACGCCCTGCGGGTGTCGGTGCTGAGTGAAGCCCTCCCCTACATCCAACGTTTTTCCGGCCGCCGCGTCGTCGTGAAATACGGCGGTGCCGCCATGGTTCGCGAAGACCTGCGCGATGCGGTCTATCGCGACTTGGTGCTGCTTGCTTCGGTCGGCGTGAAGCCGGTGGTCGTGCACGGCGGCGGGCCCGAGATCAATGAGTGGTTGGGGCGCCTGAATATCGAGCCCCAATTCCGCAATGGCCTGCGGGTGACCTGCCCGGACACCATGGATGTGGTGGAGATGGTTCTGGTGGGCCGGGTCAACAAGCAGATCGTCAACGGCTTGAATCGTCTGGGCGCTAGGGCCGTGGGCCTCTCCGGTAGCGATGGCCCGCTGGTGCGGGCTCGCACCTATGGCGATGGGACCAATGGCCTGGTGGGGGATGTGGCTGCGGTGGACCCGTCTGTTCTCTTCCCCTTGCTGGATGCCGGCTACATCCCCGTCATCTCCTCGGTGGCAGCCGACGCTGAGGGCCAAGCCCACAACATCAATGCCGACACGGTCGCTGGGGAGTTGGCTGCAGCCCTGGAAGCGGAGAAATTGATTCTCTTGACCGATACCCCGGGGATCCTGCGGGACCGGGAAGACCCCAGTTCGTTGATTCGCTCCGTGAGTCTCTCCGGCGCCCGCGAGCTGATCAGCAGCGGTGTCGTGGCCGGCGGGATGACGCCGAAAACCGAATGCTGCATTCGCGCCTTGGCCCAGGGGGTCGCCGCCGCCCACATCGTCGATGGCCGAACACCCCATGCGCTCTTGCTGGAGGTGTTCACCGACGCGGGCATCGGCACGATGGTCACCGGCCGAACCAACCTCTAG